The Moritella sp. F3 sequence ATAACAAACAAGTAGAAAGCTTATATATCGCTTTCGGTGCGATCCCTGGTGTGGTCCGCGTTTTATAATAAATAATATCAATATAAAAAAATCTAATTAGTATTTCTAATTAGATTTTTTGCGTTGCTGTTAATCAGATCGAGGAACATATTTTGTCAGAACATAGCATTATAATTCGTCAGCTTAATCGCCAACCTTACAGCACTGTATTTGACGCGATGAAAGCGTTTACTGAAAACAGAGACGAAAACACTGAAGATGAACTTTGGTTCGTTGAGCATGATCCAGTGTTTACCCAAGGTCAAGCTGGTAAAGCTGAACATATGCTTGCCACAGGTGATATTCCAGTTGTACAAGCCGATCGCGGTGGTCAAGTGACCTACCACGGCCCAGGTCAACAAGTGGTTTATTTCTTACTCGATATTAAGCGTCGTAAACTGGGTGTTCGTGCACTTGTGACGCATATTGAGAACGGTATTGTTGCCACATTGGCAGAATCTGGGGTTGAAGCTTACCCGCGTGCAGATGCACCAGGTGTTTATGTTGCTGACAAAAAAGTTGCATCTCTCGGTTTAAGGATCAGAAAAGGTCGTTCATTTCATGGCTTAGCATTGAATGTAAACATGGACTTATCCCCTTTTCTACGTATTAACCCTTGTGGTTATGCGGGTATGGAAATGACCCAAACAAGTGATCTTGGTGGTGCTACCAGCTTAGAAGAAGTTCAGCCTAAGCTAGTCGAACACCTATGTTCCCTGCTAGAATACACCCAATTAACTTTCAAAGATGGATTAACAGAGCATGAGTAAAACCGTTCGATTAGAGCCTGGCGTTAAACTTCGCGACGCAGATAAGATGGCTAAAATTCCAGTAAAAATCATTGCTTCTGATAATGATGAAATTCTGCGTAAGCCATCGTGGATGAAAATCCGTCTACCGAAAAGCTCTGCTCGCATCCAAGAAATTAAGAATGTGATGCGTGAAAACAACCTGCATTCAGTTTGTGAAGAAGCATCATGTCCAAATCTTTCCGAGTGCTTTAACCACGGTACAGCAACCTTTATGATCATGGGTGCAATTTGTACACGTCGTTGCCCGTTCTGCGATGTTGCTCATGGTAAGCCATTACCACTAGTGCAAGAAGAACCGCTTAAACTGGCGCAAACAATTGCTAAAATGAAGCTTAAATATGTGGTTATTACCTCTGTAGATCGTGATGATTTACGTGATGGTGGTGCTCAGCATTTTGCCGATTGTATCCGTGAAATTCGCTTATTGAACCCTGAAATCAAAATCGAAATTTTGGTTCCCGATTTCAAAGGTCGTATGGATAAAGCATTAGAAATCTTTAAAGACACACCACCTGATGTATTTAATCACAACTTAGAAACTGCACCACAGCATTACAAAATGGCGCGTCCTGGTTCTGATTATCAGTGGTCTTTACGTTTATTAAAACGCTTTAAAGAAATGCACCCAACAG is a genomic window containing:
- the lipB gene encoding lipoyl(octanoyl) transferase LipB, with product MSEHSIIIRQLNRQPYSTVFDAMKAFTENRDENTEDELWFVEHDPVFTQGQAGKAEHMLATGDIPVVQADRGGQVTYHGPGQQVVYFLLDIKRRKLGVRALVTHIENGIVATLAESGVEAYPRADAPGVYVADKKVASLGLRIRKGRSFHGLALNVNMDLSPFLRINPCGYAGMEMTQTSDLGGATSLEEVQPKLVEHLCSLLEYTQLTFKDGLTEHE
- the lipA gene encoding lipoyl synthase, which codes for MSKTVRLEPGVKLRDADKMAKIPVKIIASDNDEILRKPSWMKIRLPKSSARIQEIKNVMRENNLHSVCEEASCPNLSECFNHGTATFMIMGAICTRRCPFCDVAHGKPLPLVQEEPLKLAQTIAKMKLKYVVITSVDRDDLRDGGAQHFADCIREIRLLNPEIKIEILVPDFKGRMDKALEIFKDTPPDVFNHNLETAPQHYKMARPGSDYQWSLRLLKRFKEMHPTVPTKSGLMMGLGETNEEIAEVIRDLAENGVTMLTLGQYLQPSRHHLPVKRYVHPDDFDALGVLAKEVGFEHAACGPFVRSSYHADLQAQGKEVS